The following proteins are co-located in the Sphingomonas donggukensis genome:
- a CDS encoding flagellar motor switch protein FliM: MVNSTATETIERRERPRAPAEHTASLGGANLNPFGDLHTLQHLSARLARSLRTVFEPVLRTSLRTWAEPIVVQRFADYSAERDGALTAWLPLAMTTAGASASDCRVLAVLDGGFVVETLDLFFGGNGDRPRVMPSEFTPAAEAMIRRLGQMVADPLSRAWEPLARVAFTPGHPEASPAMLQGVDGDDAMIVTRFGLAAGDREPVFIDLVYPVAALKPFAPTLTGKVVGRTATAEPKWRAGLTRAAMNVKFPVRSVLAEPTIALTTLMELKVGDVIPVSFGADVPVMVGGDRLGTGTVGTSNGYAAIRITQIDRLDEEDFQ; this comes from the coding sequence ATGGTTAACAGCACGGCAACCGAAACGATCGAACGGCGCGAACGGCCACGGGCCCCGGCGGAGCATACGGCTTCGCTGGGGGGCGCGAATCTCAATCCGTTCGGCGACCTGCACACGCTCCAGCACCTCTCCGCACGGCTCGCGCGCAGCCTCAGGACGGTGTTCGAGCCGGTGCTGCGCACCTCCCTGCGCACCTGGGCGGAGCCGATCGTCGTGCAGCGGTTCGCCGATTATTCGGCGGAACGCGACGGCGCGCTGACCGCCTGGCTGCCGCTGGCGATGACGACCGCCGGCGCTTCCGCGAGCGACTGCCGCGTGCTGGCCGTGCTCGACGGCGGCTTCGTCGTCGAGACGCTCGACCTGTTCTTCGGCGGCAACGGCGATCGTCCGCGCGTCATGCCGTCCGAATTCACCCCCGCTGCCGAAGCGATGATCCGTCGCCTCGGCCAGATGGTCGCCGACCCCTTGAGCCGCGCGTGGGAACCGCTCGCCCGCGTCGCGTTCACGCCGGGCCATCCCGAGGCGTCGCCCGCGATGCTCCAGGGGGTGGACGGCGACGATGCGATGATCGTCACCCGCTTCGGCCTCGCCGCCGGGGACCGGGAGCCGGTATTCATCGACCTCGTCTATCCGGTCGCCGCGCTGAAACCCTTCGCGCCGACGCTGACCGGCAAGGTCGTCGGACGCACCGCGACCGCCGAGCCCAAATGGCGCGCCGGGCTGACCCGCGCCGCCATGAACGTCAAATTCCCGGTCCGCTCGGTGCTCGCCGAACCGACCATCGCGCTCACCACGCTGATGGAGCTGAAGGTCGGGGACGTCATCCCGGTCAGCTTCGGCGCCGACGTGCCTGTCATGGTCGGCGGCGACCGCCTCGGCACGGGCACTGTCGGCACCTCCAACGGCTATGCAGCCATCCGCATCACCCAGATCGACCGTCTCGACGAAGAGGATTTCCAATGA
- the fliN gene encoding flagellar motor switch protein FliN, which yields MNDMTGGFPVEPSVAANFRLLQDVDVKLTVEIGSTQLSLRELLALGEASVIELDRHANELLDVFVNGTLIGRGEVVTVGDKFGVRMTELVSPDKRASR from the coding sequence ATGAACGACATGACCGGCGGATTTCCCGTCGAGCCTTCGGTCGCTGCCAATTTCCGGCTGCTCCAGGACGTCGATGTCAAGCTGACCGTAGAGATCGGCTCGACCCAGCTTTCCCTGCGCGAACTGCTCGCGCTCGGTGAAGCGAGCGTGATCGAGCTCGATCGCCACGCCAACGAGCTGCTCGACGTCTTCGTCAACGGCACGCTGATCGGCCGCGGCGAAGTCGTGACCGTCGGCGACAAGTTCGGCGTGCGGATGACCGAGCTGGTCAGCCCCGACAAGCGCGCGAGCCGCTGA
- a CDS encoding FliO/MopB family protein yields the protein MMWSYILKLVILLPLVCGLLIGCLYLWRRLEARMPGNQGEKLLKVRETMMISPGLRLAVLDFEGRRLLISVGRGGVTLIDKAGASVGTDLK from the coding sequence ATGATGTGGTCCTATATCCTGAAGCTCGTCATTCTGCTGCCGCTGGTCTGCGGCCTGCTGATCGGCTGCCTGTATCTCTGGCGCCGGCTCGAGGCGCGGATGCCCGGCAACCAGGGCGAGAAGCTGCTGAAAGTGCGTGAGACGATGATGATCTCACCGGGCCTGCGCCTCGCGGTGCTCGATTTCGAAGGGCGCCGGCTGCTGATCTCGGTCGGTCGCGGTGGCGTGACCTTGATCGACAAGGCTGGCGCCAGCGTCGGGACCGACCTGAAATGA
- the fliP gene encoding flagellar type III secretion system pore protein FliP (The bacterial flagellar biogenesis protein FliP forms a type III secretion system (T3SS)-type pore required for flagellar assembly.) has product MTAMLVAFPAFAQAAPAAPIAPVAPGVGDGIDRALGQLGGGQAPLSLSLQVLIIMGLLTILPSLLLMMTSFTRIVIVLAILRQALGLQNSPPNQVLIGLSLFLSLFVMAPTISDVNTRAIQPYSAGKIEATQMIAEGGKSFHAFMIKQTRVKDVTMFAGMAKSGPYANPADVPFAVLLPAFVTSELKTAFQIGFLIFLPFIVIDLVVATVLMSLGMMMLSPQIISLPFKLLLFVLVDGWALTMGSLANSFVS; this is encoded by the coding sequence ATGACCGCGATGCTCGTCGCCTTCCCGGCGTTCGCGCAAGCCGCGCCCGCTGCCCCGATCGCGCCCGTCGCGCCCGGCGTCGGCGACGGCATCGACCGTGCGCTCGGCCAGCTCGGCGGTGGGCAGGCCCCGCTCAGCCTGTCGCTGCAGGTCCTCATCATCATGGGGCTGCTCACGATCCTGCCGAGCCTGCTCCTGATGATGACCAGCTTCACGCGCATCGTCATCGTGCTCGCGATCCTGCGTCAGGCGCTGGGCCTCCAGAATTCGCCGCCCAACCAGGTGCTGATCGGCCTTTCGCTGTTCCTGTCGCTGTTCGTGATGGCGCCGACCATCTCCGACGTGAACACCCGCGCGATCCAGCCCTATTCGGCCGGCAAGATCGAGGCGACGCAGATGATTGCGGAGGGCGGCAAGAGCTTCCACGCCTTCATGATCAAGCAGACCCGCGTGAAGGACGTGACGATGTTCGCCGGCATGGCGAAGAGCGGTCCATACGCGAACCCCGCCGACGTGCCCTTTGCGGTCCTGCTGCCGGCTTTCGTCACCTCCGAATTGAAGACCGCGTTCCAGATCGGGTTCCTGATCTTCCTGCCCTTCATAGTCATCGACCTGGTGGTCGCGACGGTCCTCATGTCCTTGGGCATGATGATGCTCAGTCCGCAGATCATCTCGCTGCCGTTCAAGCTGCTGCTGTTCGTCCTCGTCGACGGCTGGGCGCTGACGATGGGCAGCCTCGCCAACAGCTTCGTGAGTTAG
- the fliQ gene encoding flagellar biosynthesis protein FliQ yields MDADYFLTVAREAMWVLALASAPILIPALVSGLILGMIQAATSINEQTLSFVPKLIVVAVSLVVFGAMILGLLSDFTTSIFERIPDLVK; encoded by the coding sequence ATGGACGCCGATTATTTCCTGACCGTCGCGCGCGAAGCGATGTGGGTGCTGGCGCTCGCGTCCGCCCCGATCCTGATCCCCGCGCTGGTCTCCGGCCTGATCCTCGGCATGATCCAGGCGGCGACGTCGATCAACGAGCAGACGTTGAGCTTCGTGCCCAAGCTGATCGTGGTCGCGGTGTCGCTGGTCGTGTTCGGCGCGATGATCCTGGGGCTGCTGAGCGATTTCACGACGAGCATCTTCGAGCGCATTCCGGATCTGGTAAAATGA
- the fliR gene encoding flagellar biosynthetic protein FliR yields the protein MLGFGLSIEPQLWTLVFTMVRVGAAFVAAPVFGAVSVPVQVRILLAGAISILAMNARAIAAPEQIFSLTTIVMVMGEALVGLAIGFVLQIAFAAPLIASELIGTSMGIGFAQAVDPLNGRSSPAIGQFLSILLTLLFLSVDGHLILVDLILRSYEAMPPGAAWLSPDRLRNIAFFGGYAFLAGLLLALPVGFLLLCLNLIVGMLSRSAPALNLFAVGLPASLAVGVVALVAAMPAMGDYMLVMVHEALEMTAMLVFG from the coding sequence ATGCTAGGCTTCGGCCTCTCGATCGAGCCGCAGCTCTGGACGCTCGTCTTCACGATGGTGCGCGTCGGCGCGGCATTCGTCGCCGCGCCGGTGTTCGGTGCGGTGTCGGTGCCGGTGCAGGTCCGCATCCTGCTGGCCGGCGCGATCTCCATCCTGGCGATGAACGCGCGCGCCATCGCCGCGCCCGAACAGATCTTCTCGCTCACCACCATCGTCATGGTGATGGGGGAGGCGCTGGTCGGGCTGGCGATCGGCTTCGTTCTCCAGATCGCGTTCGCGGCACCGCTGATCGCCAGCGAGTTGATCGGCACGTCGATGGGCATCGGTTTCGCGCAGGCGGTCGATCCGCTGAACGGGCGGTCGTCGCCGGCGATCGGCCAGTTCCTCTCGATCCTGCTGACCTTGCTGTTTCTCTCGGTCGACGGGCACCTGATCCTGGTCGACCTGATCCTGCGCAGTTACGAAGCGATGCCGCCGGGCGCCGCCTGGCTGTCGCCCGACCGCCTGCGCAACATCGCCTTCTTCGGCGGCTATGCGTTTCTCGCCGGGCTGTTGCTGGCGCTGCCGGTCGGGTTCCTGCTGCTGTGCCTCAACCTGATCGTCGGCATGCTCTCGCGATCGGCGCCGGCGCTCAACCTGTTCGCGGTCGGCCTGCCCGCCAGCCTCGCGGTCGGGGTCGTCGCGCTGGTCGCGGCGATGCCGGCGATGGGCGATTACATGCTGGTCATGGTGCATGAGGCACTGGAGATGACCGCGATGCTGGTGTTCGGCTGA
- a CDS encoding EscU/YscU/HrcU family type III secretion system export apparatus switch protein: protein MSESAGEKTELPTQKRLTKARDDGQILRSREFASALGILVGCAWLAMLGPGLLSACKAVMAAGFTFGRADVEHFEPFRPLAEAGWKLAPSLAILFAVSILAAIASQAGLGSLSFNAKLWTPKPSKLNPASGLKRIFGANGWVELGKSLLKVTLLGSIGWYMLSSISASSIGLVSADFNRAVGTLGGQFLTLLFVMAGGLVLIAMIDVPIAAFRLNKMLRMSKDEVKQEHKESEGSPENKAHIRSRQREILKGGFRKAMGEAHVVLTNPTHFAVALRYDQGRDQVPVVVAKGRGATALAIRELAADMAVPTLEYPSLARAVYYTSKEGQEVRDDLYMAIATVLAFVFGVNQAAGGIQPLVTVPATARFDENGVKQG from the coding sequence ATGTCCGAATCCGCCGGCGAAAAGACAGAACTCCCTACTCAAAAGCGCCTGACCAAGGCGCGCGACGACGGCCAGATCCTGCGCAGCCGCGAATTCGCGTCCGCACTCGGCATCCTGGTCGGGTGCGCGTGGCTGGCGATGCTCGGCCCCGGACTGCTGTCGGCGTGCAAGGCGGTAATGGCCGCAGGCTTCACCTTCGGGCGCGCCGACGTCGAGCATTTCGAACCGTTCCGTCCGCTGGCGGAAGCCGGGTGGAAGCTCGCGCCGTCGCTCGCCATCCTGTTCGCCGTCTCGATCCTCGCCGCGATCGCCAGCCAGGCGGGCCTCGGCTCGCTGAGTTTCAACGCCAAGCTCTGGACGCCCAAGCCGTCGAAACTCAACCCCGCCTCCGGATTGAAGCGCATCTTCGGCGCGAACGGCTGGGTCGAACTCGGCAAGTCGCTGCTGAAGGTCACGCTGCTCGGTTCGATCGGCTGGTACATGCTGTCGTCGATCTCGGCGAGTTCGATCGGGCTCGTCAGCGCCGATTTCAACCGCGCGGTCGGCACGCTCGGCGGGCAGTTCCTGACCTTGCTGTTCGTGATGGCCGGCGGTCTCGTCCTGATCGCGATGATCGACGTGCCGATCGCTGCCTTCCGCCTGAACAAGATGCTCCGCATGTCGAAGGACGAGGTGAAACAGGAGCACAAGGAAAGCGAGGGCAGCCCGGAGAACAAGGCGCACATCCGCTCGCGCCAGCGCGAAATCCTGAAAGGCGGCTTCCGCAAGGCGATGGGCGAGGCGCATGTCGTGCTCACCAACCCGACCCACTTCGCGGTCGCGCTGCGCTACGACCAGGGTCGCGATCAGGTGCCGGTGGTGGTCGCCAAGGGCCGCGGGGCGACCGCGCTCGCGATCCGCGAACTCGCCGCCGACATGGCCGTGCCGACGCTCGAATATCCCTCGCTCGCCCGCGCGGTCTATTACACCAGCAAGGAGGGGCAGGAGGTCCGCGACGACCTGTACATGGCGATCGCCACCGTCCTCGCCTTCGTGTTCGGGGTGAACCAGGCGGCAGGCGGCATCCAGCCGCTCGTCACCGTGCCCGCGACCGCGCGCTTCGACGAAAACGGCGTGAAACAGGGCTAA
- the fliD gene encoding flagellar filament capping protein FliD: MVDSIAKTLGAGSGIDIGSLVTSLVEAQYSVKSKQFENRAETLTSQISTVASLKSAMSGFSTALAGLVSGGSLATQVSSSNTGVVKATLIAGASVAGLNARIEVRSLTSGQSMATNAATPAGAHIGSGQIKVQFGSYAADENGIDTFIADATDLPAIDIAQTDGTLAGIAAKINGTAGLGLVASVVTDGTGERLVVKGPNGADKAFTLTATDDPADPGLAARINAATGTDGMARGSAAADARVAVDGIEFRRTSNTIQNLVPGVKLELQSVAPGTIVTLGTTAPTTALQQAVNDVIETFNELQKMVKAATDPATGPLARDPAAAELQRMLRNLTTTNLTGATDGSPASLASIGVVTNRDGSLSVDAGKLAKVLVANPAAVEKMFANGGTGASGKGLGAALAAISVRTTDRTYGLGASEARYSRAQTLLSDEQSRLADQQASTKTRLTQQFASMDSRVAAYRSTQAFLTQQVDAWNSGN; encoded by the coding sequence GTGGTCGATTCGATTGCCAAGACCCTGGGGGCCGGATCGGGCATCGACATCGGCTCGCTGGTGACGAGCCTCGTCGAGGCGCAATATTCGGTGAAGTCGAAGCAGTTCGAGAACCGCGCCGAGACGCTGACCTCCCAGATTTCGACGGTCGCCAGCCTGAAGAGCGCGATGTCGGGCTTTTCGACCGCGCTCGCCGGCCTTGTCAGCGGCGGCTCGCTCGCGACGCAGGTATCGAGCAGCAACACCGGCGTCGTGAAGGCGACGCTGATCGCCGGCGCCTCGGTCGCCGGGCTCAACGCGCGGATCGAGGTACGCTCGCTCACCTCGGGCCAGTCGATGGCGACCAACGCGGCGACGCCGGCGGGCGCGCATATCGGCAGCGGCCAGATCAAGGTGCAGTTCGGCAGCTATGCCGCGGACGAGAACGGCATCGACACCTTCATCGCCGACGCCACCGACCTGCCCGCCATCGACATCGCGCAGACCGACGGCACGCTCGCCGGCATCGCCGCGAAGATCAACGGAACCGCCGGCCTCGGCCTCGTCGCGTCGGTCGTCACCGACGGCACCGGCGAGCGGCTGGTGGTCAAGGGGCCGAACGGCGCGGACAAGGCGTTCACGCTGACCGCGACCGATGATCCCGCCGACCCGGGGCTTGCCGCGCGGATCAACGCGGCGACCGGGACGGACGGCATGGCGCGTGGCAGCGCCGCTGCCGACGCCCGCGTCGCGGTGGACGGCATCGAGTTCCGCCGCACCTCGAACACCATCCAGAATCTGGTGCCCGGCGTGAAGCTGGAGCTTCAGTCGGTCGCGCCCGGGACCATCGTCACGCTCGGCACCACCGCGCCGACCACCGCGCTGCAACAGGCGGTCAACGACGTCATCGAGACGTTCAACGAATTGCAGAAGATGGTGAAGGCCGCGACCGACCCCGCGACCGGCCCGCTCGCGCGCGACCCCGCCGCCGCCGAATTGCAGCGCATGTTGCGCAACCTGACGACCACGAACCTGACCGGTGCGACCGATGGCAGCCCGGCGTCGCTCGCGTCGATCGGCGTCGTAACCAACCGCGACGGATCGCTGTCGGTCGATGCGGGCAAGCTCGCCAAGGTTCTGGTGGCGAACCCCGCCGCGGTCGAGAAGATGTTCGCGAACGGCGGCACCGGCGCATCGGGCAAGGGGCTCGGCGCGGCGCTGGCGGCGATCAGCGTGCGCACCACCGACCGGACCTACGGCCTCGGCGCGTCGGAGGCCCGCTACTCGCGCGCCCAGACGTTGCTCAGCGACGAACAGTCGCGCCTCGCCGACCAGCAGGCATCGACCAAGACCCGTCTGACGCAGCAGTTCGCCAGCATGGATTCGCGCGTCGCCGCCTATCGCTCGACCCAGGCCTTCCTGACCCAGCAGGTCGATGCCTGGAATTCGGGCAACTGA
- a CDS encoding flagellar protein FliS yields MPRYATAFARPEATYRAVDLAGRTGGEDAAGLVGLLYGEAVRALRSAAWAAENNRYDIKSERVTRAIAILFALESGLDFERGGDISKTLSRLYQGARSEVVEASIGSDPQPFLTVATTLEEIAGAWEAARRLS; encoded by the coding sequence GTGCCGCGCTATGCCACCGCCTTCGCCCGGCCAGAAGCGACCTACCGCGCCGTCGATCTCGCCGGACGCACGGGGGGAGAGGATGCCGCCGGCCTCGTCGGGCTACTCTACGGCGAAGCGGTGCGCGCGCTGCGCTCGGCGGCCTGGGCAGCCGAGAACAACCGCTACGACATCAAGAGCGAGCGCGTCACCCGCGCCATCGCGATCCTGTTCGCACTCGAAAGCGGGCTCGATTTTGAGCGTGGCGGCGACATCTCGAAGACGCTGTCGCGCCTCTACCAAGGCGCGCGCAGCGAAGTGGTGGAGGCGAGCATCGGCAGCGATCCGCAGCCGTTCCTGACCGTCGCCACTACGCTCGAGGAAATCGCCGGCGCGTGGGAAGCGGCGCGCCGCCTGAGCTGA